The following coding sequences lie in one Lelliottia jeotgali genomic window:
- a CDS encoding Two-component sensor protein RcsC: MKYLVSFRTTLKVSRYLFRALALLLWLLVALFSVFYIVNALHQKESEIRQEFNLSSDQAQRYIQRTSDVMKELKYIAENRLTAENGILATRGREDKSEVPDFEPLFPDSDCSAMGNAWRGSLESLSWFMRYWRDNFSAAYDLNRVFLIGSENLCMADFGLRDMPVEREDALKSLHERILKYRNAPQDERSNNIFWISQGPRPGVGYFYALTPVYLANRLQALLGTEQTIRMENFFTPGSLPMGVTILDENGHKLISLTGPEDRLKVDPRWMQERSWFGYTSGFRDLVLKKSLPPSSLSIVYSVPVDMVLERIRMLILNSILLNVLVGIALFTLARMYERKIFIPAENDAQRLEEHEQFNRKIVASAPVGICILRTQDGTNILSNELAHNYLNMLTHEDRQRLTQIICGQQVNFVDVLTSNHTNLQISFVHSRYRNENVAICVLVDVSSRVKMEESLQEMAQAAEQASQSKSMFLATVSHELRTPLYGIIGNLDLLQTKELPKGVERLVTAMNNSSSLLLKIISDILDFSKIESEQLKIEPSEFSPREVMNHISANYMPLVVRKQLGLYCFIEPDVPVTLLGDPMRLQQVISNLLSNAIKFTDVGCIVLHVSRAGDYLSIRVRDTGTGIPAKEVVKLFDPFFQVGTGVQRNFQGTGLGLAICEQLISMMDGDISVDTEPGMGSQFTIRIPLYSAKYPVKAPAEGLSGKTCWLAVHNASLYAFLESMLTNRGLRVVRYEGQSTDADDTLITDVDVDPSWQGRAAIIFCRRHIGIPQERVPGEWTHSVATPHELMHLLAHIYRVEVDEHDGVNALPSPDSTVAMNDDMMILVVDDHPINRRLLADQLGSLGYQCLTANDGVDALNVLSKNHIDIVLSDVNMPNMDGYRLTQRIRQLGLTLPVVGVTANALAEEKQRCLESGMDSCLSKPVTLDVIKQTLTVYADRVRKSRV; encoded by the coding sequence TTGAAATACCTCGTCTCCTTTCGTACCACGCTTAAAGTCTCTCGCTATCTGTTTCGGGCGCTGGCGTTATTGCTTTGGTTGCTGGTCGCGCTGTTCTCGGTGTTCTATATCGTTAACGCGCTGCATCAGAAGGAGTCCGAGATCCGCCAGGAGTTTAACTTAAGCTCCGATCAGGCCCAACGCTATATTCAGCGAACGTCTGATGTGATGAAAGAGCTTAAGTACATTGCTGAAAACCGTCTGACGGCGGAAAACGGCATTCTTGCCACGCGTGGGCGGGAAGACAAATCAGAAGTTCCGGACTTTGAGCCTTTGTTCCCGGATTCAGACTGCTCGGCGATGGGCAATGCGTGGCGAGGCTCTCTTGAGTCACTGTCCTGGTTTATGCGCTACTGGCGCGATAATTTTTCTGCTGCGTACGACCTTAACCGCGTGTTCCTCATCGGCAGCGAAAATCTGTGTATGGCTGATTTCGGCCTGCGGGATATGCCCGTTGAGCGGGAAGATGCGCTGAAAAGTCTGCACGAGCGTATTCTTAAATATCGTAATGCGCCCCAGGATGAGCGCAGCAATAATATCTTCTGGATAAGTCAGGGGCCGCGTCCGGGAGTGGGGTACTTCTATGCCCTGACGCCGGTGTATCTGGCCAATCGCCTGCAGGCGCTGCTGGGCACTGAGCAGACGATCCGCATGGAGAATTTTTTCACGCCGGGCAGCTTACCGATGGGCGTGACCATTCTCGACGAAAATGGTCATAAGCTGATTTCCCTGACCGGACCGGAAGATCGTTTGAAGGTCGATCCACGCTGGATGCAGGAACGCTCCTGGTTTGGCTACACCTCAGGGTTCCGTGATTTGGTGCTGAAGAAAAGCCTGCCACCGTCCTCCCTGAGCATCGTCTATTCCGTACCGGTTGATATGGTGCTGGAACGTATTCGGATGCTGATCCTCAATTCCATCTTACTGAATGTGCTGGTGGGCATTGCGTTGTTTACGCTGGCGCGAATGTATGAGCGTAAGATTTTCATTCCGGCGGAAAATGACGCCCAGCGACTGGAAGAGCACGAACAGTTTAACCGCAAAATTGTGGCCTCTGCGCCTGTCGGTATCTGTATCCTGCGTACTCAGGACGGGACAAATATCCTCAGTAATGAGCTGGCGCATAACTATCTGAACATGCTGACGCATGAGGACAGGCAGCGGCTGACGCAGATTATCTGCGGTCAGCAGGTGAATTTTGTCGATGTGTTAACCAGCAATCACACTAATCTGCAAATCAGTTTTGTACATTCCCGCTATCGCAACGAAAACGTGGCGATTTGCGTGCTGGTGGATGTCTCCTCGCGCGTGAAAATGGAAGAGTCGTTGCAGGAGATGGCGCAGGCGGCGGAGCAGGCCAGCCAGTCGAAGTCGATGTTCCTTGCGACCGTTAGCCATGAATTGCGTACACCGCTTTACGGTATTATCGGCAACCTCGATCTGCTGCAAACCAAAGAGTTACCGAAGGGCGTTGAGCGCCTGGTGACCGCGATGAATAACTCATCAAGCCTGTTGTTGAAAATCATTAGCGACATTCTCGACTTCTCTAAAATTGAATCTGAGCAGCTGAAAATCGAGCCGAGCGAATTTTCTCCGCGTGAGGTTATGAACCACATCAGCGCCAACTATATGCCGCTGGTGGTGCGTAAACAGCTCGGCCTTTACTGCTTTATCGAGCCTGATGTGCCGGTAACGCTGCTTGGCGACCCGATGCGCCTGCAGCAAGTTATTTCGAACCTGCTCAGTAACGCCATCAAATTTACCGATGTGGGTTGTATCGTACTGCACGTTTCCCGCGCCGGAGATTATCTGAGCATTCGTGTCCGTGATACGGGAACGGGTATCCCGGCAAAAGAGGTGGTAAAACTGTTCGATCCATTCTTCCAGGTGGGGACCGGCGTTCAGCGTAACTTCCAGGGAACGGGGCTGGGGCTGGCAATTTGCGAGCAGTTGATCAGCATGATGGACGGCGATATTTCTGTGGATACCGAACCGGGCATGGGCAGTCAGTTCACGATTCGTATACCGCTCTACTCGGCAAAATATCCAGTGAAAGCACCAGCGGAAGGCTTGAGCGGCAAAACCTGCTGGCTGGCAGTCCATAACGCTTCGCTGTATGCCTTCCTGGAATCAATGCTGACGAACAGGGGTCTTCGCGTTGTGCGCTACGAAGGGCAAAGCACGGATGCAGACGATACATTGATTACGGATGTGGACGTTGACCCATCGTGGCAGGGCAGAGCCGCCATCATCTTCTGTCGCCGTCATATTGGTATTCCGCAAGAGCGTGTGCCGGGAGAGTGGACGCATAGCGTCGCAACGCCGCATGAGCTGATGCACCTGCTGGCGCATATTTATCGCGTGGAAGTGGACGAGCACGACGGCGTTAACGCGCTACCGTCGCCGGACTCAACGGTGGCAATGAATGACGATATGATGATTCTGGTTGTGGACGATCACCCGATCAACCGCCGTCTGCTTGCCGATCAGCTCGGATCGCTGGGATATCAATGCCTGACGGCCAATGACGGTGTGGACGCCCTCAATGTGCTGAGCAAAAATCACATCGATATTGTGCTTAGCGACGTGAATATGCCGAATATGGACGGCTATCGTCTGACGCAGCGTATTCGTCAGTTGGGCCTGACGCTGCCGGTTGTCGGCGTGACGGCGAATGCGCTGGCGGAAGAGAAACAGCGCTGTCTGGAGTCGGGCATGGACAGCTGCCTGTCGAAACCGGTGACGTTGGATGTGATTAAACAGACGCTGACGGTGTATGCCGATCGCGTCAGGAAATCCAGGGTATAA